One genomic region from Funiculus sociatus GB2-C1 encodes:
- a CDS encoding glycosyl hydrolase encodes MISIKISKFFFLGITVLTLPVIGCTTLFSLKKSPALVVNTIATVSSTPIPKTLFGMHIQEPTKTPWPAVNLGALRVFVPWFFIQPNKGEWKFEILDKYVDLAEQQGVEVLYVFNDTPKWAAARPNEVGEWGKDFPGVASEPKDMDDWRNFVRTVATRYKGRIRAYQIWNETNNKNDYSGSIEKMVEMAQEAYKVLKEVDTNIIVVSPGAIAGLDLPGNESWISLGGVDWLDQYFAKGAAAYTDVVGPHLYSIKEKTPEERVQTIRRMQQVMAKNKLSNKPLWDTENAYAKFPNEQPFTDEEARGFIARTYIIYWASGISRFYWYAWDVNTQIHPNWLKMVQADNKTLTPASIAYGEVQKWLIGATMKSCQPDSNKIWICQVTRDNNYTGWIVWNPEGKLPFKVPSNWNVKQVRDLAGGKSTLPASGSVEIGRSPILLD; translated from the coding sequence ATGATTTCTATTAAAATTTCTAAGTTTTTCTTCTTAGGAATAACCGTTTTAACACTGCCAGTAATTGGTTGCACCACATTATTTTCGCTGAAAAAATCTCCGGCTCTAGTAGTAAATACAATAGCAACCGTTTCCTCTACACCTATCCCGAAAACGCTATTTGGGATGCACATTCAAGAACCTACTAAAACTCCTTGGCCTGCTGTTAATCTGGGAGCTTTGCGGGTTTTTGTGCCGTGGTTCTTCATCCAGCCAAACAAAGGTGAGTGGAAATTCGAGATATTAGATAAATATGTTGATTTAGCCGAACAACAGGGAGTTGAAGTTCTTTATGTATTTAACGATACTCCTAAATGGGCAGCAGCACGACCCAATGAAGTAGGAGAATGGGGAAAAGATTTCCCCGGAGTTGCTTCAGAACCTAAAGATATGGACGATTGGCGCAACTTTGTAAGAACTGTTGCTACTCGCTACAAAGGTCGCATTCGAGCTTATCAAATCTGGAACGAAACTAATAATAAAAATGATTACAGTGGCTCAATTGAAAAGATGGTAGAAATGGCGCAGGAGGCTTACAAAGTTCTCAAAGAAGTTGATACTAATATTATTGTCGTATCTCCGGGCGCGATCGCAGGTTTGGATTTGCCAGGAAATGAAAGCTGGATTTCCCTTGGGGGAGTCGATTGGCTGGATCAATACTTTGCCAAAGGCGCGGCTGCTTACACCGACGTAGTAGGGCCGCACTTGTATTCTATCAAGGAAAAAACCCCAGAAGAACGAGTGCAAACTATTCGGAGAATGCAACAAGTAATGGCAAAGAATAAACTCAGTAATAAGCCTTTGTGGGACACAGAAAATGCCTATGCTAAATTTCCTAACGAACAGCCATTTACCGATGAAGAAGCAAGAGGTTTTATAGCACGTACTTATATTATTTATTGGGCATCAGGGATTAGTCGTTTCTACTGGTACGCCTGGGATGTAAACACGCAAATTCATCCAAATTGGTTAAAGATGGTGCAGGCGGACAATAAAACTCTGACACCAGCCAGCATTGCCTATGGTGAAGTGCAGAAATGGCTGATAGGTGCGACGATGAAATCTTGTCAACCTGATAGTAATAAAATCTGGATTTGTCAGGTTACGCGAGATAATAATTATACAGGCTGGATTGTGTGGAACCCAGAAGGGAAATTGCCTTTTAAAGTGCCTTCTAATTGGAATGTTAAGCAAGTTCGAGATTTAGCTGGGGGTAAATCTACTTTGCCAGCATCAGGTAGTGTGGAAATCGGGCGATCGCCTATATTATTAGATTAG
- a CDS encoding manganese catalase family protein encodes MFFHKKETIHTVDIKEPNPRFAQLMLEQFGGATGELTAALQYWVQSFHCDNPGIKDMLQDIAIEEFGHLEMVGKLIEQHTKNTDQTEAYKSTLFAIRGMGPHFLDSQGNSWTASYINEGGDVVRDLRANIAAEAGARQTYEELIKLSTDEGTKKTLVHLLTREISHTKMFMKALESMGKLTDPFFGNIQPDETVNLYFNLSQNGQDERGPWNSAPDFQYVPQPTADS; translated from the coding sequence ATGTTTTTCCACAAAAAAGAAACCATTCATACTGTCGATATTAAAGAGCCTAACCCGCGTTTTGCTCAACTAATGTTAGAGCAGTTTGGGGGAGCAACCGGCGAACTTACAGCCGCTTTACAGTATTGGGTACAGTCGTTTCACTGCGACAATCCCGGTATTAAGGATATGTTGCAAGATATCGCTATAGAGGAGTTTGGACACCTGGAAATGGTGGGTAAACTCATCGAACAGCATACAAAAAATACTGACCAAACAGAAGCTTATAAGAGTACCCTGTTTGCTATCCGTGGGATGGGGCCACACTTCTTAGACAGCCAGGGTAATAGTTGGACTGCTAGCTATATTAATGAAGGTGGGGATGTTGTGCGTGATTTGCGGGCAAACATCGCTGCTGAAGCTGGGGCGCGTCAAACTTATGAGGAGTTGATCAAACTGTCAACTGATGAAGGGACGAAGAAGACTCTAGTACATCTGCTCACCCGCGAAATTTCTCATACCAAGATGTTTATGAAGGCGCTGGAGTCGATGGGTAAACTAACTGACCCCTTCTTTGGCAATATCCAGCCTGATGAAACGGTGAATCTTTACTTCAATTTGTCTCAGAATGGTCAGGATGAGCGGGGGCCTTGGAACTCTGCACCTGATTTCCAGTATGTTCCTCAGCCTACGGCTGACAGTTAA
- a CDS encoding sirohydrochlorin chelatase, giving the protein MPNTSAYLLVSHGSRDPRSQAAVEELATLVAQKVSLESEWMQKKSDRSSLAAPPVALSPLVGTAVLELGDQPLHEQIRQFSDRAHASGLKHLQVLPLFLLPGVHVMEDIPEQVAIASIALESKLTIEIRPHLGIHPGLSRLLATSLASVNADASILLSHGSRRVGGNQPVEAIAATLGAVPAYWSVSPSLEERLEDLVSAKYSHIGILPYFLFTGGITDAILTKVKLLSKQFPTSKLHLAEPIGASAELADLIWDLRSK; this is encoded by the coding sequence TTGCCAAATACATCTGCCTATTTACTGGTATCCCACGGAAGCCGTGACCCTCGTTCCCAAGCAGCTGTAGAGGAATTAGCAACTCTTGTGGCACAGAAGGTAAGCCTTGAGAGCGAATGGATGCAGAAAAAAAGCGATCGCTCATCCTTGGCTGCGCCGCCAGTGGCATTGTCACCCCTGGTAGGTACAGCAGTTTTGGAACTAGGGGATCAGCCTTTGCATGAACAAATTCGGCAATTTAGCGATCGCGCTCATGCCAGTGGCTTGAAACATCTTCAGGTGTTGCCCCTATTTCTGTTGCCGGGAGTTCATGTGATGGAGGATATCCCAGAGCAAGTAGCGATCGCATCCATTGCTCTTGAGAGCAAGTTGACAATAGAGATCCGACCTCATCTAGGCATTCACCCTGGCTTAAGTCGTCTCTTGGCAACTAGCTTGGCTTCAGTAAACGCGGATGCGAGTATTCTCTTATCTCACGGTAGCCGCCGTGTTGGTGGAAATCAGCCAGTGGAGGCAATAGCCGCAACTCTAGGGGCAGTGCCTGCTTACTGGTCGGTGTCACCCAGTTTGGAGGAGCGTCTAGAAGATTTAGTCAGCGCTAAGTATTCTCACATAGGGATTCTGCCTTATTTTTTATTTACCGGGGGAATTACGGATGCGATCTTAACAAAAGTTAAGCTACTGTCTAAGCAATTTCCCACGAGCAAGCTTCATCTGGCTGAACCTATAGGGGCTAGTGCTGAGTTAGCCGATTTGATTTGGGACTTAAGAAGTAAATGA
- the cobA gene encoding uroporphyrinogen-III C-methyltransferase, whose protein sequence is MNSTVIENTQVNRSKCLGKVYLVGAGPGDPGLMTLKGKGLLECADVVVYDALVSPQILAMINPHAEKIDAGKRMGRHSLLQEETTQLLIEKAQTQAIVVRLKGGDPFVFGRGGEEMEDLVRAGVPAEVVPGVTSGIAAPAYAGIPLTHRAYSSSVTFVTGHESVGKYRPTVNWSSIAHSSETIVVYMGIHNLPYIVEQLHFAGLSLDTPIALIRWGTRPEQEELIGTLATIVAQVEAAGFGAPAIAIIGNVVNMHSTLSGCRPRVISC, encoded by the coding sequence ATGAACAGCACAGTCATAGAGAACACGCAGGTAAACAGGAGTAAGTGCTTGGGTAAGGTATATCTAGTAGGTGCAGGGCCAGGAGATCCCGGCTTAATGACGCTAAAAGGGAAAGGACTGTTAGAGTGTGCTGATGTCGTAGTTTACGACGCTCTAGTGAGTCCGCAAATTTTGGCGATGATTAACCCCCACGCCGAGAAAATTGACGCGGGTAAGCGGATGGGGCGTCACTCCCTGTTGCAGGAAGAAACCACGCAACTGTTGATAGAAAAAGCACAGACTCAAGCCATAGTGGTACGACTCAAAGGCGGCGATCCGTTTGTGTTTGGTCGCGGCGGCGAAGAGATGGAAGACTTGGTACGTGCTGGAGTGCCGGCGGAAGTAGTACCAGGAGTGACTTCGGGAATTGCCGCACCAGCCTATGCAGGGATTCCCCTAACTCATCGTGCTTACAGTTCCTCGGTAACATTTGTCACAGGACACGAGTCTGTGGGGAAGTATCGTCCTACTGTGAACTGGTCTAGCATCGCCCACAGTTCCGAAACCATCGTTGTCTACATGGGCATTCACAATCTGCCCTACATTGTGGAACAATTGCACTTTGCAGGATTGAGTTTAGATACTCCCATCGCCTTGATTCGCTGGGGAACTCGACCCGAACAGGAAGAATTAATCGGCACCTTAGCAACGATTGTGGCGCAGGTAGAGGCGGCTGGTTTTGGCGCACCCGCGATCGCTATTATTGGCAACGTGGTGAATATGCACAGTACCCTGTCCGGTTGTCGCCCTCGTGTAATTAGTTGCTAA
- a CDS encoding photosystem II S4 domain protein, with protein MLPREELLKGVENRDTVARVIDLADQAIKTWEVVVTDFLSPPEIVEIQQAFNRLTEVQLVASGGYPQAERQRISIARSEIPLEVSQVPVAALDIAGNFLFDQATHRDFLGSMLGCGIVREKTGDIIVLGESGAQAIVVPEMVEFLEMQLNQVRSTPVKTRRIELSELKIREPKKKELTTVEASLRLDAIASAGFGMSRSKMVDFIDAGDVRVNWKEITQASSQVKSGDLIAIRGKGRLEVGEIAVTKKERYRIQLTRFL; from the coding sequence ATGTTGCCAAGAGAAGAACTCCTCAAAGGAGTAGAAAATAGAGATACTGTAGCTCGTGTCATTGATCTGGCGGATCAAGCAATTAAAACTTGGGAAGTGGTCGTAACTGATTTTCTTTCTCCTCCAGAAATTGTTGAAATTCAACAGGCTTTCAATCGTTTAACTGAAGTACAACTTGTTGCTTCGGGAGGTTATCCGCAAGCTGAACGGCAAAGGATCTCGATCGCGCGTTCAGAAATTCCTCTGGAAGTGTCTCAAGTCCCGGTTGCGGCTTTGGATATTGCTGGAAATTTTCTCTTCGACCAAGCCACTCATCGCGACTTTCTCGGCTCTATGCTGGGGTGTGGAATTGTGCGGGAAAAAACTGGCGATATTATTGTACTGGGAGAGTCTGGAGCGCAGGCAATTGTGGTTCCAGAAATGGTAGAGTTTCTGGAAATGCAGCTCAATCAAGTACGCTCAACTCCTGTGAAAACTCGCCGAATTGAGCTTAGTGAATTAAAAATTCGCGAACCGAAGAAAAAAGAGTTGACGACTGTTGAGGCTTCTCTGCGATTAGATGCGATCGCATCTGCTGGATTTGGAATGTCTCGCAGCAAAATGGTTGATTTCATCGATGCTGGCGATGTCAGAGTAAATTGGAAAGAAATCACTCAAGCAAGTTCTCAAGTTAAATCTGGAGACTTAATCGCTATTCGCGGTAAAGGAAGGCTGGAAGTTGGGGAAATTGCTGTTACTAAAAAAGAACGTTACCGCATCCAACTAACACGATTTCTTTAA
- the serA gene encoding phosphoglycerate dehydrogenase: protein MSKVLVSDPIDQVGIDILSQVAQVDVKTGLSPEELVRIMPEYDALMIRSGTRVTKEIIEAGKQLKIIGRAGVGVDNVDVPAATRQGIVVVNSPEGNTIAAAEHALAMMLSLSRHIPDANASVKSGQWDRKSFIGTEVYKKTLGVVGLGKIGSHVATVAKAMGMKILAYDPFISVERAEELDARLVELDLLFQEADYITLHIPKTPETTHLINAEALAKMKPTTRIINCSRGGIIDEVALAEVLKEGKIAGAALDVFETEPLGESSLKSLGKNLVLTPHLGASTAEAQVNVAIDVAEQIRDVLLGLPARSAVNIPGLRPDVLEKLRPYLQLAETLGNMVGQLAGGRIDSLNIRLQGELATNQSQPLIVAALKGLLSQALRERVNYVNASIEAKERGIRVIETRDASIRDYSGSLHLEAQGTLGEHSVTGALLGDGEIHITSIDEFPINVPPSPHMLFTLHRDMPGIIGNIGSLLGSFNVNIASMQVGRKIVRGDAVMVLSLDDPLPEGILSEITKIPGIRDAYTVTL from the coding sequence ATGTCCAAGGTTCTTGTTTCTGACCCAATAGACCAAGTTGGAATCGACATCCTCTCCCAAGTTGCCCAAGTTGACGTAAAAACAGGTCTTTCACCCGAAGAACTGGTGCGGATCATGCCAGAGTATGACGCTCTAATGATTCGTTCTGGAACCCGCGTCACCAAGGAAATTATCGAAGCTGGCAAACAGCTAAAAATCATCGGTCGCGCTGGGGTTGGTGTCGATAATGTCGATGTCCCAGCTGCCACCCGTCAGGGGATTGTAGTCGTCAATTCCCCAGAAGGAAATACAATTGCCGCAGCAGAACACGCCCTAGCAATGATGCTCTCCCTCTCCCGCCATATTCCCGACGCAAATGCGTCTGTTAAAAGTGGTCAGTGGGATCGCAAAAGTTTTATCGGGACGGAAGTTTACAAGAAAACTCTCGGCGTTGTCGGTTTAGGCAAAATCGGCTCTCATGTCGCCACCGTCGCCAAAGCAATGGGGATGAAAATACTCGCTTACGATCCGTTCATCTCTGTGGAACGGGCAGAAGAACTAGACGCTCGTCTAGTAGAGTTGGATTTGCTGTTTCAGGAAGCAGACTACATCACCCTGCACATCCCGAAAACTCCAGAAACCACTCACTTGATTAACGCCGAAGCCTTAGCCAAGATGAAACCCACCACCCGGATTATCAATTGCTCCCGTGGTGGCATCATTGATGAAGTGGCTTTGGCAGAGGTTCTCAAAGAAGGCAAAATTGCTGGTGCTGCCTTAGACGTTTTCGAGACAGAACCGTTAGGCGAGTCGTCCTTAAAATCCTTGGGCAAAAATCTCGTCCTCACCCCCCACCTGGGAGCCTCCACAGCTGAGGCGCAGGTGAATGTCGCCATAGATGTTGCTGAGCAAATTCGAGATGTTTTGCTGGGGCTTCCAGCCCGTTCAGCGGTGAATATTCCCGGCTTGCGTCCCGACGTTCTGGAAAAACTCAGACCTTATCTGCAATTGGCGGAAACTCTGGGCAATATGGTGGGACAATTGGCTGGAGGACGGATTGACTCGTTGAATATCCGTCTGCAAGGAGAGTTGGCAACTAATCAAAGTCAGCCTTTGATAGTGGCAGCACTTAAAGGACTGCTTTCGCAGGCACTGCGAGAGCGGGTAAACTATGTGAATGCCAGCATTGAGGCCAAGGAACGAGGAATTCGCGTGATTGAAACGCGGGACGCCTCGATTCGAGACTATTCTGGTTCGCTGCATCTGGAGGCGCAAGGAACGCTTGGGGAGCATTCAGTGACGGGCGCTTTATTGGGAGATGGGGAAATTCACATCACCAGTATTGATGAGTTTCCGATCAACGTCCCCCCCAGCCCTCATATGCTGTTTACTCTGCACCGGGATATGCCAGGGATTATTGGAAATATCGGTTCCCTGTTGGGCAGTTTTAATGTCAATATTGCCAGTATGCAGGTGGGACGCAAAATTGTCCGGGGCGATGCGGTGATGGTGCTAAGCCTGGACGATCCCTTACCGGAGGGAATATTGAGCGAGATTACCAAAATTCCCGGCATTCGGGATGCTTATACGGTGACTCTTTAA
- the prmA gene encoding 50S ribosomal protein L11 methyltransferase — MANTWWEIQVLGDPALEDLIFWRLDKFGCRGTSSEVKGHSSLVCAYLSPLDANLLDLAALSLWLRQDALMVGLAMPMTHWHLIDEEDWSSSWKQYWQPQEVGDRLLVYPAWLPPPEQSERHTLRLDPGAAFGTGTHQTTQLCLESLEMRLGGDQEGVTVADIGCGSGILSIASVLLGAEKVYSIDIDPMAVRATRSNRELNKISPQRLIVEQGSIDRLIKMSDEPVDGILCNILAEVIIDLIPQMTAIAKPSSWGIISGVLLEQAKPIADTLEQHDWIVATLWRRQEWCCFNIRRS; from the coding sequence ATGGCGAACACCTGGTGGGAAATTCAAGTTTTGGGCGACCCAGCTTTGGAAGATTTAATCTTCTGGAGGCTGGACAAATTTGGCTGTCGTGGTACTTCCAGTGAGGTAAAAGGACATTCCAGCTTGGTGTGCGCTTACTTATCTCCCCTTGATGCAAATCTGCTGGATTTGGCGGCGCTGTCTCTGTGGTTGCGTCAGGATGCATTGATGGTGGGATTGGCAATGCCGATGACCCATTGGCATTTGATTGATGAGGAGGATTGGTCGAGTAGCTGGAAGCAATATTGGCAACCGCAAGAAGTAGGCGATCGCTTACTTGTCTACCCGGCTTGGCTCCCTCCTCCAGAACAGTCAGAACGCCATACCCTGCGCCTCGATCCCGGTGCAGCTTTTGGCACAGGCACTCATCAGACAACTCAGCTGTGTCTAGAGTCGTTGGAAATGCGCTTGGGTGGCGACCAAGAAGGGGTTACAGTGGCTGATATTGGCTGCGGATCGGGGATTCTCTCGATTGCCTCTGTGTTGTTAGGTGCCGAAAAAGTTTATTCCATAGATATCGATCCGATGGCGGTGCGAGCCACGCGCAGTAATCGGGAACTTAACAAGATTAGCCCCCAGCGTCTGATTGTAGAGCAGGGTAGTATCGACCGCTTAATAAAAATGAGCGATGAGCCTGTCGATGGCATTCTCTGCAATATTTTGGCAGAGGTGATTATTGACTTGATCCCGCAAATGACTGCGATCGCTAAACCTTCTAGTTGGGGAATTATTAGCGGTGTTTTGCTAGAGCAAGCCAAACCAATTGCGGATACTTTAGAACAACACGATTGGATTGTTGCCACTCTCTGGCGACGGCAAGAATGGTGCTGCTTTAATATCAGGCGTTCTTGA
- a CDS encoding PCP reductase family protein, with product MRDPDFTDALQWTPDAKTKLKNIPFFVRTQARQRIEQLARAAGSDIVTVEFVEQARVEFGQ from the coding sequence ATGCGTGATCCTGATTTTACAGATGCTTTACAATGGACACCTGATGCCAAAACAAAGCTGAAAAATATTCCCTTTTTTGTCCGCACTCAGGCGAGACAACGGATTGAGCAGCTAGCTCGTGCTGCTGGTTCGGATATTGTCACGGTTGAGTTTGTTGAGCAAGCAAGGGTCGAATTTGGACAGTAA
- a CDS encoding SWIM zinc finger family protein, translated as MTNYDIQQSREWWAQRWLDLLESFGWRRRLERARIYAREGKVLSLEFRGHKVVSRVQGTAPEPYKVVLSLDAFSDEQWEYVIETMSQRAIFSARLLAGEMPQNIEEVFTANGISLFPLTKFDIHSKCSCPDPANPCKHIGAVYYLLGDRFSEDPFVIFQLRGRTKEQILDTLRQLRRGADETSETEITAETSPLTRTVTPLKIEQFWQYNEPLESSLVVIAPPSNDTILDVLGPIPLSSGSNSASSQPVMQYLDTVYKTVSQQAILSAMNLEEG; from the coding sequence ATGACAAATTACGATATTCAACAAAGTCGAGAATGGTGGGCGCAACGGTGGCTAGATTTACTAGAGTCTTTTGGCTGGCGGCGTCGCTTGGAACGGGCGCGAATATATGCACGAGAAGGCAAAGTTTTAAGCCTAGAATTTCGCGGTCACAAGGTGGTTTCTAGAGTGCAAGGAACTGCGCCTGAACCATATAAAGTTGTTTTATCGCTGGATGCTTTTAGCGACGAGCAATGGGAGTATGTGATTGAAACTATGTCACAGCGGGCAATTTTTTCAGCTCGTTTGTTGGCTGGAGAAATGCCACAAAATATTGAAGAAGTGTTTACTGCAAATGGTATAAGCTTGTTTCCGTTGACCAAGTTTGATATCCACAGTAAATGTTCTTGCCCCGATCCGGCTAATCCTTGCAAACATATTGGAGCAGTATATTATTTGTTAGGTGATCGCTTCAGCGAAGACCCCTTTGTAATCTTCCAGTTGCGCGGACGTACCAAAGAACAAATACTCGACACATTACGTCAATTGCGACGTGGGGCTGATGAAACTTCTGAAACAGAAATTACTGCGGAAACATCGCCGCTAACTCGAACAGTAACCCCGCTTAAAATTGAGCAATTTTGGCAATACAACGAGCCTCTAGAGTCTTCCTTAGTTGTAATTGCACCACCAAGCAACGACACAATATTAGATGTTTTAGGCCCTATTCCTTTATCATCAGGTTCCAATTCAGCTTCTAGTCAGCCAGTAATGCAATATTTAGATACAGTTTACAAAACAGTGAGTCAGCAGGCTATTTTATCGGCAATGAATTTAGAGGAAGGTTGA